Proteins co-encoded in one Deinococcus sp. Leaf326 genomic window:
- a CDS encoding recombinase family protein, producing MSNAFVQASAMLIGYARVSREKDQDTALQLRTLQEAGAERVFTEHASGGRWDRPELHRMLDQLRPGDVLVVWKLDRLSRSLKDLLHLMELVEGKGAGFRSLTEAIDTTTAAGRMMMQMVGAFAEFERAMIRERTKAGLDQARQEGRIAHPSTTRGDLRGGLFRAQNGCAVRPALQSPPQHHYPAPPARLQPKGLEC from the coding sequence TTGAGCAATGCGTTTGTGCAAGCATCCGCCATGCTCATTGGTTATGCCCGTGTTTCCAGAGAGAAGGATCAGGACACCGCCCTACAGCTCCGGACCCTCCAAGAGGCGGGGGCTGAGCGGGTGTTTACTGAGCACGCTTCAGGAGGTCGCTGGGACCGACCCGAGCTGCACCGGATGCTCGACCAACTACGCCCTGGGGATGTCCTGGTGGTCTGGAAGCTTGACCGCCTGAGCCGGAGCCTCAAGGATCTCTTGCACCTCATGGAATTGGTTGAAGGGAAGGGCGCAGGCTTCCGGAGTCTCACCGAGGCGATCGATACCACCACGGCGGCCGGCCGAATGATGATGCAGATGGTGGGGGCCTTCGCTGAGTTCGAACGCGCCATGATCCGCGAGCGCACCAAGGCCGGGCTAGATCAGGCACGGCAGGAAGGCCGCATTGCTCACCCCTCAACAACAAGAGGAGATCTGCGAGGCGGTCTCTTCAGGGCGCAAAACGGCTGCGCAGTGCGCCCGGCTCTTCAAAGTCCACCCCAGCACCATTACCCGGCTCCTCCAGCACGCCTCCAGCCAAAAGGGCTAGAATGTTAG
- a CDS encoding type II toxin-antitoxin system Phd/YefM family antitoxin, whose amino-acid sequence MRNVGIKELKDQASTIVNTGEAVIIERYGRPVGMYVPLGAQDAGDKARAYQLAENINRLMTQIAAQNGLTPEALADELAQISADPDRQAS is encoded by the coding sequence ATGCGCAACGTGGGAATCAAGGAACTCAAGGATCAGGCCAGCACCATTGTTAATACGGGAGAAGCCGTCATCATCGAGCGGTATGGCCGACCCGTCGGCATGTATGTCCCCCTGGGCGCCCAGGATGCCGGCGACAAGGCTCGCGCTTACCAACTGGCGGAGAACATCAATCGTTTGATGACTCAGATTGCCGCTCAGAATGGTCTGACCCCTGAAGCCCTCGCGGATGAGCTCGCGCAGATCAGCGCTGATCCAGACCGTCAAGCCTCTTGA
- a CDS encoding PIN domain-containing protein, producing the protein MVDASVLVGEVLRARGLLLLSSPALTFFQPEHAAGETRHELRRRGLSMVRSGRATAEQVDTLLADALAFLDAQVIYVPATEYRAHEEEARQRIPRDPNDWPLVALALQLGQVPILTLDGDFLGCGLPTWTPETLRLYLGL; encoded by the coding sequence GTGGTCGATGCCAGTGTCCTGGTCGGTGAAGTTCTACGGGCCCGTGGCTTGCTGCTGCTCAGTTCACCGGCCCTGACCTTCTTCCAACCTGAACATGCTGCGGGTGAAACACGGCATGAACTGCGGCGCCGCGGCCTGAGCATGGTGCGGTCTGGCCGGGCCACCGCTGAGCAGGTCGACACCCTGCTGGCCGATGCGCTGGCCTTCCTTGATGCCCAGGTGATCTACGTTCCGGCCACGGAGTACCGCGCGCATGAAGAAGAAGCCCGCCAACGGATTCCCCGAGACCCCAATGACTGGCCGTTGGTTGCGCTTGCCCTCCAGCTCGGTCAGGTCCCTATCCTGACGCTTGACGGGGATTTTCTCGGTTGTGGGCTGCCCACGTGGACGCCGGAGACCCTCCGCTTGTACCTGGGACTCTAG
- a CDS encoding recombinase family protein, with product MTTPAVAYYRVSTQKQGQSGLGLEAQQAAVLAYARSKGLELVAEVTEVETGTRKRRRPQLEAALDQTRRLGGVLLIAKLDRLARNVAVVASLMESGVRFVAVDMPEADNLTIHVMAAVAEREAQLISARTKAALAARKARGLKLGKPENLTAEAQRRGAEASKQRAVHDMRTVAAYAGALRSQGLTLRAIAAQLEQHGFQTRKGGPWHAVQVKRILERQVS from the coding sequence GTGACTACCCCCGCTGTCGCCTACTACCGCGTCTCTACCCAAAAGCAGGGGCAAAGCGGCCTCGGCCTCGAAGCCCAACAGGCCGCCGTCCTGGCCTACGCCCGAAGCAAGGGGTTGGAGCTGGTCGCCGAGGTCACCGAAGTCGAAACCGGCACCCGGAAGCGTCGCCGGCCCCAACTCGAAGCTGCCCTCGACCAGACCCGCCGTCTCGGGGGAGTCCTTCTCATCGCCAAGCTCGACCGCCTAGCGCGCAACGTGGCGGTCGTCGCCAGCCTCATGGAATCCGGCGTCCGTTTCGTTGCGGTCGACATGCCTGAGGCCGACAACCTCACCATCCATGTGATGGCGGCCGTCGCCGAGCGGGAAGCCCAACTGATCTCCGCGCGGACGAAAGCGGCGCTGGCGGCCCGGAAGGCTCGAGGTCTCAAGCTGGGGAAGCCGGAAAACCTTACTGCGGAGGCGCAGCGCAGAGGCGCAGAAGCATCAAAGCAGCGCGCGGTCCACGACATGCGCACCGTCGCTGCCTACGCTGGGGCGCTCCGGAGTCAGGGGCTAACCCTGCGGGCCATTGCCGCTCAACTGGAACAGCACGGCTTCCAGACCCGTAAAGGTGGTCCCTGGCACGCCGTCCAGGTCAAACGGATTCTGGAAAGACAAGTTTCGTAG
- a CDS encoding antitoxin, with protein sequence MTTAKLFLTGRSQAVRLPKAFRFEGQEVIIKRVSNGVLLLPQDPEGQLAFWQGWYTAIPETDVPLTREDLPLQDRDWAL encoded by the coding sequence ATGACCACTGCCAAGCTCTTCCTCACCGGCCGCTCCCAAGCCGTCCGCCTCCCCAAAGCCTTCCGCTTCGAAGGCCAGGAAGTCATCATCAAACGGGTCTCCAATGGTGTCCTTCTCCTTCCCCAGGACCCAGAAGGCCAACTCGCCTTCTGGCAGGGCTGGTACACCGCCATTCCTGAGACTGACGTCCCACTCACCCGCGAGGACCTTCCCCTTCAGGACCGTGACTGGGCGCTGTAA
- a CDS encoding type II toxin-antitoxin system VapC family toxin → MSVTHLLDTNTCIYIINRRPPGVAEKFAQFSPDAIGLSSTTLAELHFGVAKSGSTRNLKALEAFLEPLEVLPFSAAASVLYGPIRTELERQGQPIGAMALLIAAHALTLGVALVTHNRREFDRVIGLQLDNWFSREAR, encoded by the coding sequence ATGTCCGTCACGCACCTCCTCGACACGAACACCTGCATCTACATCATCAACCGTCGCCCCCCAGGGGTCGCCGAGAAGTTCGCGCAGTTCTCGCCGGACGCCATCGGTCTGTCGAGTACCACTCTCGCTGAACTGCATTTCGGCGTGGCCAAGAGCGGCTCGACCAGGAACCTCAAAGCGCTGGAGGCTTTCCTTGAACCCCTGGAAGTGCTGCCCTTCAGTGCGGCCGCCAGCGTCCTGTATGGCCCCATCCGCACCGAGTTGGAGCGGCAGGGCCAGCCGATCGGCGCGATGGCCCTCCTGATCGCCGCCCATGCCCTGACCCTGGGCGTCGCCCTCGTGACCCATAACCGCAGGGAGTTCGACCGGGTCATCGGCCTCCAGCTCGACAACTGGTTCAGTCGGGAAGCTCGCTAA
- a CDS encoding type II toxin-antitoxin system death-on-curing family toxin has translation MPEGLTLAEVLELHDRQIARYGGSSGLREPGLLESALAQPTQELFGQARYPSVPAQAAAYLYFISRAHAFVDANKRTALNCALVWLALHGLRLTLTPDEVFDLTLQVAQGHFSLGEVIERFEGAT, from the coding sequence ATGCCTGAGGGCCTGACCCTGGCTGAAGTCTTGGAGCTGCATGATCGGCAGATCGCCCGATATGGTGGAAGTTCGGGCCTCCGGGAGCCGGGCTTACTGGAGAGTGCCTTGGCACAGCCGACCCAGGAACTGTTTGGGCAGGCGCGTTATCCCAGCGTGCCTGCACAGGCGGCCGCCTATCTGTACTTCATCTCCCGGGCGCATGCGTTTGTCGATGCCAATAAACGGACGGCCCTGAACTGCGCCTTGGTCTGGCTGGCCCTTCATGGGCTCCGGCTGACTTTGACGCCTGATGAGGTGTTCGACCTGACATTACAGGTGGCCCAGGGGCACTTCTCCCTTGGGGAGGTTATCGAGCGATTTGAGGGGGCGACGTAG
- a CDS encoding DUF4157 domain-containing protein: MEFKPKAKNTARPIPLQRRAGPLTVVALPPTRASLAQGLQRFTSTPVESQRQAARPVLQAAGLRHQEEQRALRQRQTLERQADSVQLAAGATKEALLRQQAQPQPIPRKPQTPADWVTVMRAQAEQIEGRVTSAREVAQFSALQRQVAQTLVQGFRADRRPAQERHDNYAAHLVALQRHPSSAPVAGVVLGLIPQGERPALQRAVDLTLQREKAQTAQDQQTLEALAVQRQLAELEAETTQPMLQRLQARRGGGNPLPAAVRRHLEQGLNHDLSRVRIHDDAEADKLAKGVNSIAFTTGTDIFFRRGQFNPNTRTGLELLAHEVTHTVQQSRGQVGTGIDPDAGLENEARRMGRRLSSIESTTRTSPFQRFSQQSPLTTHQAVQRQTAPTTSSPALNQTKLLQLRRLLTDYHDLRRSGRLSPAELRTVQQAVERANTAVRAAEQVAGRGASVKSAAGMVAGSTAVLVGDDVTGIGVADDVAIPFVLLAAGGLYLLARGMQSSSASQEQSWAAANAAVNAAVATVGSTVLMAKKNKATTQAPPVAVATTRTAERDRRETHRGRL, from the coding sequence ATGGAGTTCAAGCCCAAGGCGAAAAACACCGCACGCCCCATCCCTCTCCAGCGCCGCGCCGGACCGCTGACTGTCGTAGCGCTGCCTCCAACGCGTGCGTCTCTTGCACAGGGCCTGCAGCGCTTCACCAGCACGCCGGTCGAGAGCCAGCGGCAGGCCGCACGCCCGGTTCTGCAGGCCGCTGGCCTGCGCCACCAAGAAGAGCAGCGCGCCTTACGCCAGCGCCAGACCTTGGAACGGCAGGCCGACAGCGTCCAGCTGGCTGCAGGTGCCACCAAGGAGGCCCTCCTCCGCCAACAGGCCCAGCCTCAGCCCATCCCCCGAAAGCCTCAGACGCCAGCGGACTGGGTCACCGTGATGCGGGCCCAGGCGGAGCAGATCGAAGGCCGCGTGACCAGTGCCCGCGAGGTCGCACAGTTCAGTGCCCTCCAAAGGCAGGTCGCTCAGACGCTGGTCCAGGGCTTCCGCGCCGATAGGCGACCGGCGCAGGAACGTCACGACAACTATGCGGCACACCTGGTCGCTCTGCAGCGTCATCCCAGCAGTGCCCCAGTGGCCGGGGTCGTCCTGGGCCTGATTCCACAGGGGGAACGTCCCGCCCTGCAACGGGCCGTCGACCTGACCCTGCAACGGGAGAAGGCACAGACCGCCCAAGACCAGCAGACTCTCGAAGCCCTGGCCGTTCAACGCCAGCTGGCGGAACTGGAGGCCGAGACGACGCAACCGATGCTGCAACGTCTCCAGGCCCGGCGTGGGGGTGGGAATCCCCTCCCGGCTGCGGTGCGACGTCACCTGGAACAAGGACTGAACCATGACCTCAGTCGCGTCCGGATCCACGACGACGCGGAGGCCGACAAGCTCGCCAAGGGCGTGAATTCGATCGCCTTCACGACGGGCACCGACATCTTCTTCCGGCGGGGACAGTTCAATCCGAATACGCGGACTGGCCTGGAACTGCTGGCGCACGAGGTCACCCACACCGTCCAGCAGAGCCGGGGGCAGGTGGGGACCGGGATTGACCCAGATGCCGGACTGGAAAATGAAGCTCGGAGGATGGGCCGACGCTTGTCGTCCATAGAGTCGACCACCAGAACATCGCCTTTTCAGCGCTTCTCGCAACAAAGTCCATTGACGACACACCAAGCTGTCCAGCGGCAAACGGCCCCCACAACATCCAGCCCAGCGCTCAATCAGACCAAACTGCTTCAGCTCCGTCGCCTCCTGACTGATTACCACGACTTGCGGCGATCGGGCCGACTTAGCCCGGCTGAGCTGAGAACAGTTCAGCAAGCTGTTGAAAGGGCGAATACCGCCGTCCGTGCCGCTGAGCAGGTCGCCGGGCGTGGGGCTTCGGTCAAGTCAGCCGCAGGTATGGTCGCTGGGAGTACCGCTGTACTGGTTGGAGATGATGTCACTGGAATTGGAGTCGCCGATGATGTGGCTATTCCTTTCGTGCTGCTGGCCGCTGGAGGTCTCTACCTGCTGGCTCGTGGAATGCAGTCCTCTTCCGCCAGTCAGGAGCAGAGCTGGGCAGCGGCCAATGCAGCTGTGAACGCCGCTGTCGCAACGGTAGGAAGCACCGTTCTGATGGCCAAGAAGAACAAGGCCACGACCCAGGCCCCACCTGTCGCTGTTGCCACCACCCGGACTGCGGAGAGGGACCGAAGAGAAACACACCGTGGGCGACTCTAG
- a CDS encoding helix-turn-helix domain-containing protein, with translation MNATKRLTTNLSINTSEMNVLFVHSALDDYPLTPEEFRLYAHLARRASSGAAYPSRASMASACRMHEDTVGVALKNLLAFKMLDAHERKGKTTLYTLTQASKWVKPQVVEALHVQQAQIGAARRADRKARKAAAAAAAPVDPPETKGGVEQSTPPERRVGYPPETKGYHPPETKGDEGNPLRRSIKGGVLDVTGDPREGGPLSTPVAEPRSATHSSSTDSAAPKTSTHEAGPLGTIVGAALASVAPVPQVKASQPDGAAVAAGQEILVDSRNSAKPRGGMNEQATSLENVPGGAAGAGTGAAEGARGAGDGAGRAGVDSIRPVDAQTLAARPVAPLDGPAYKSLKSLLGNGLTSMLKEVTRTGQISRELWLRLEEGEIGLVRVLAQEEAKLTSANMITLAVRGLDRLIGAVKVEKQASPTVVAADPQLVAGQRCTVADQVGALTLGVVVEVNAVRYKIRFDDGNGRDVDRKVVAQLRTLKASDASLAPALAVAPALEGPTLFVPAGTSWRRIAGKGGQPGEIVTVQAVLGNTRKLSNGTNLPFYTIQRDFEQVSA, from the coding sequence ATGAACGCGACGAAGCGCCTTACCACGAACCTCTCGATCAACACCAGCGAGATGAACGTCCTGTTCGTCCACAGCGCCCTAGACGATTACCCTCTAACCCCTGAGGAGTTCCGCCTGTACGCCCACTTGGCACGCCGGGCCAGCAGCGGGGCCGCGTATCCCAGTCGGGCCAGCATGGCGAGCGCCTGCCGGATGCACGAGGACACCGTAGGCGTTGCCCTGAAGAACCTGCTCGCGTTCAAGATGCTCGACGCCCACGAACGCAAGGGCAAGACCACGCTCTACACCCTGACCCAGGCCAGCAAGTGGGTGAAGCCCCAGGTGGTTGAGGCGCTGCACGTCCAACAGGCCCAGATCGGTGCTGCTCGAAGGGCTGACCGGAAGGCCCGGAAAGCGGCTGCCGCTGCCGCTGCACCTGTCGACCCCCCCGAAACGAAGGGGGGGGTTGAACAGTCAACCCCCCCGGAACGAAGGGTGGGGTACCCCCCCGAAACGAAGGGGTACCACCCCCCCGAAACGAAGGGTGACGAAGGTAATCCCTTAAGGAGATCCATTAAAGGAGGAGTATTAGACGTTACTGGTGACCCGCGCGAGGGCGGCCCGCTGAGTACGCCGGTGGCCGAACCCAGAAGCGCCACGCACTCCTCCTCAACAGATTCGGCTGCGCCTAAAACCTCAACCCATGAAGCCGGGCCACTGGGGACGATCGTCGGAGCTGCTCTGGCCTCGGTCGCTCCCGTCCCCCAGGTCAAAGCCTCCCAGCCTGACGGCGCCGCTGTCGCGGCGGGGCAGGAGATCTTGGTGGACTCACGGAATTCTGCCAAGCCACGTGGTGGCATGAACGAACAGGCCACGTCCCTTGAAAATGTTCCGGGCGGCGCGGCGGGGGCCGGGACCGGGGCGGCGGAGGGGGCGCGCGGCGCCGGAGACGGGGCAGGAAGGGCCGGGGTGGACTCCATCCGCCCTGTGGATGCCCAGACGCTCGCCGCGCGCCCTGTGGCCCCGCTGGACGGCCCGGCTTACAAGTCCCTCAAGTCCCTCCTGGGCAACGGCCTGACCTCGATGCTCAAGGAGGTCACGCGCACTGGGCAGATCTCGCGTGAATTGTGGCTGCGGCTGGAGGAAGGGGAAATCGGCCTAGTGCGGGTCCTGGCGCAGGAGGAAGCGAAGTTGACGAGCGCCAACATGATCACGCTGGCGGTCCGCGGACTCGACCGCCTGATCGGTGCGGTCAAGGTCGAGAAGCAGGCCTCGCCGACCGTCGTGGCCGCCGACCCGCAACTGGTCGCCGGGCAGCGATGCACAGTGGCGGACCAGGTGGGCGCGCTGACCCTGGGCGTCGTGGTGGAGGTCAATGCGGTGCGGTACAAGATCCGCTTCGATGACGGCAACGGCCGCGACGTGGACCGGAAGGTGGTGGCGCAGCTGCGGACCCTGAAGGCGAGTGATGCCTCACTGGCGCCGGCGCTGGCAGTGGCTCCCGCTCTGGAAGGCCCCACGCTGTTCGTCCCGGCCGGGACCAGCTGGCGCCGTATCGCCGGCAAGGGTGGGCAGCCCGGTGAGATCGTGACAGTGCAGGCCGTGCTGGGCAACACACGCAAGCTGAGCAACGGAACGAACTTGCCCTTCTACACCATCCAGCGGGACTTCGAGCAGGTATCGGCGTGA
- a CDS encoding plasmid partition protein ParG, with product MTGSKKKTDASSILGAARRAQDVPRPQSAESHNHTSVELQLGETVTPQARETVTTPPEKRVNVALRASTHKALKLQAVQQGRSVQDLVEEMAQAYLAEQH from the coding sequence ATGACCGGTAGTAAGAAGAAAACCGACGCGAGCAGCATCCTTGGAGCCGCTCGGCGCGCCCAGGATGTACCTCGGCCTCAGTCGGCGGAATCACACAATCACACTTCTGTGGAATTACAGTTGGGTGAAACCGTGACACCGCAGGCCCGTGAGACGGTGACAACCCCGCCAGAGAAGAGGGTGAACGTGGCCCTACGCGCATCGACTCATAAGGCCTTGAAACTTCAGGCCGTACAGCAGGGCCGGTCTGTGCAGGACTTGGTAGAGGAGATGGCGCAGGCATACCTGGCTGAGCAGCACTAA
- a CDS encoding ParA family protein, whose amino-acid sequence MKIISVLSRKGGVGKTLLSMGIAQVLGEAGHSVALLDRDPEGSATGWAYGAQQAGIELPFRVIGPMQAATVGDLDFMVVDTPPNDTRILQDTAKQSQVLLVPLLPGAGEVDRLQETVAALGEVTLPEGVALGFVLNRLEHDGVSGAMPAALEELGYPVVAHVRKAVGYQRAFGGLIPSDLTAPFREALTELEVLA is encoded by the coding sequence GTGAAGATCATCAGCGTACTGAGCAGGAAAGGTGGCGTCGGCAAAACTCTCCTGAGCATGGGCATCGCGCAGGTCCTCGGCGAAGCTGGACACAGCGTGGCACTGCTCGACCGCGACCCCGAAGGTTCAGCTACTGGCTGGGCGTACGGTGCACAGCAGGCTGGAATTGAGCTCCCCTTCCGCGTCATCGGGCCTATGCAGGCCGCTACAGTTGGCGACCTCGACTTCATGGTGGTCGATACACCGCCCAACGACACCCGCATCCTGCAGGACACCGCCAAGCAGTCTCAGGTGTTGCTTGTGCCCCTGCTGCCCGGTGCTGGTGAAGTCGACCGCCTGCAGGAAACCGTAGCCGCGCTCGGCGAAGTCACCCTGCCCGAAGGTGTCGCTCTGGGCTTCGTCCTCAACCGCCTGGAGCATGACGGGGTGAGTGGAGCCATGCCCGCCGCTCTCGAGGAATTGGGCTACCCGGTCGTCGCGCACGTGCGCAAGGCCGTGGGTTACCAGCGTGCCTTTGGAGGCCTGATCCCGTCCGATCTCACCGCGCCCTTCCGCGAGGCCCTGACTGAACTGGAGGTTCTGGCATGA
- the soxR gene encoding redox-sensitive transcriptional activator SoxR, translating into MGSMKGWTLQPPRGEEEEPGLDDSSVHLGEHVQRGGGRPGGDRGERRGEAPCVTVTVEPQQRLRSSPERGSSMSESPSLWTPSQLAHRSGLSVSALHFYERHGLIRSQRTSGNQRRYARDTLRRLAVIRAAQQFGVPLADIRNALATLPEGRVPTAADWAVLSGRWQADLDRRIAALLKLRGELGQCIQCGCLSLEHCQMLNPGDVVGRTRPGTHRLQIEET; encoded by the coding sequence ATGGGGTCAATGAAGGGATGGACATTACAGCCTCCGAGGGGAGAAGAGGAAGAGCCGGGACTGGACGACAGCTCCGTTCATCTGGGGGAGCACGTGCAGCGTGGAGGTGGACGACCAGGGGGTGATCGAGGGGAGAGAAGAGGGGAGGCGCCATGTGTTACGGTGACTGTAGAACCTCAACAAAGGTTGAGGTCAAGCCCTGAGCGAGGCTCGTCTATGTCAGAAAGCCCCTCACTTTGGACACCCAGCCAACTGGCTCACCGCAGTGGACTCTCGGTCTCCGCACTGCACTTTTACGAGCGACATGGCTTGATCCGCAGTCAGCGAACGTCTGGAAACCAACGGCGATATGCCCGGGACACGCTGAGGCGCTTAGCGGTCATCCGAGCCGCGCAGCAGTTCGGGGTACCCCTGGCGGACATTCGTAATGCTCTGGCGACCCTGCCGGAAGGTCGGGTGCCGACTGCCGCGGATTGGGCGGTGCTTTCCGGGAGATGGCAGGCTGATCTGGACCGGCGGATTGCGGCCCTGCTCAAATTGCGTGGTGAGTTGGGGCAGTGCATCCAGTGCGGGTGCTTGTCGCTGGAGCATTGTCAGATGCTCAATCCCGGTGATGTCGTGGGTCGGACGCGTCCGGGGACCCACCGGCTACAGATTGAGGAGACCTAG
- a CDS encoding VOC family protein: MSIPSLTPSTRIRLARPSLDLAAAAQFYVQGLGLQVLYQSADPHEGFALLMLGLPGALWHLELTQSAAHPLTPTPTPDDLLVFYLGHLIPDTLIEQLEQCGGARVPAFNPYWDEWGVTIRDPDGYLVVLCQRTWET, translated from the coding sequence ATGTCCATCCCTTCATTGACCCCATCAACCCGTATTCGTCTGGCACGACCCTCCCTGGATCTGGCTGCAGCGGCCCAGTTCTACGTGCAGGGACTGGGGCTCCAGGTGTTGTACCAATCGGCAGACCCCCATGAGGGCTTTGCCTTGCTCATGCTCGGTCTCCCAGGCGCGCTGTGGCATCTCGAACTGACGCAATCAGCCGCGCATCCACTGACCCCTACACCGACCCCAGACGATCTTCTCGTGTTCTATCTGGGGCACCTCATCCCAGACACCCTGATCGAGCAACTGGAACAGTGCGGTGGAGCCCGTGTTCCTGCGTTCAACCCGTATTGGGACGAGTGGGGCGTGACGATTCGAGATCCAGATGGGTATCTGGTGGTGCTGTGTCAGCGCACCTGGGAGACCTAG
- a CDS encoding GreA/GreB family elongation factor, which yields MPAPSQLTARGFERLQQTLRREQIRLDEARGYVRDQLESNEAESLNLVEAQQQLATLEERVEELQELLATAQILEAPAGTHDVVQLGDVVLLAHLGSGRTQRLQLVTAAEAAGALGGIVQVSPDSPVGSRLQGGRVGDIITVTLKQDVLYRIEQIETTPDR from the coding sequence ATGCCTGCCCCTTCCCAACTGACGGCCCGCGGCTTCGAGCGCCTCCAGCAGACGCTGCGGCGCGAACAGATCCGCCTCGACGAAGCCCGGGGTTACGTGCGCGACCAGCTCGAGTCGAACGAGGCCGAGAGCCTCAACCTCGTCGAAGCCCAACAGCAACTCGCTACGCTCGAAGAGCGCGTCGAGGAACTCCAGGAGTTGCTCGCCACCGCTCAGATCCTTGAGGCGCCTGCTGGAACCCACGACGTCGTGCAGCTGGGCGACGTCGTGCTCCTGGCCCATCTGGGCTCCGGCAGAACGCAGCGCCTGCAGCTCGTCACTGCAGCCGAAGCCGCCGGTGCGCTGGGAGGAATCGTTCAGGTCAGTCCAGACAGTCCCGTGGGCTCCAGACTCCAGGGTGGCCGCGTCGGCGACATCATCACTGTCACCCTGAAGCAGGACGTGCTGTACCGTATCGAGCAGATCGAAACCACCCCAGACCGCTGA
- a CDS encoding PadR family transcriptional regulator: MNTKAQLQMLILAVLERQPEHGYAIAQAIKTRSEHLLTAHEGSLYPMLHRLEAEALVTSEERDLGGRVRREYRLTEKGGRALAEAKKDWQRQIQAVQAVLGGAG, encoded by the coding sequence ATGAATACCAAGGCGCAATTACAGATGCTGATCCTGGCCGTGCTGGAGCGACAACCTGAGCACGGTTACGCTATCGCTCAAGCCATCAAGACCCGTAGCGAACACCTGCTGACCGCTCACGAAGGCTCGCTTTACCCCATGCTGCACCGCCTGGAAGCTGAAGCTCTGGTGACTAGTGAGGAGCGGGATCTCGGGGGTCGAGTCCGGCGGGAATACCGCCTCACAGAAAAGGGGGGACGCGCGCTCGCAGAGGCTAAAAAGGACTGGCAACGTCAAATTCAGGCGGTCCAGGCCGTCCTGGGAGGGGCTGGATGA
- a CDS encoding transposase, translated as MSTSQPLWERARILTDRLLAVPPTVYQQRSLGAAQALFLNPDVKTVLHQAESVSASALSRFFNEYDWDTTACWTLLEDAQWALLLQAARRKHRPRLRLSVDLTSVPKTGRQLPFVRIYNEVHGIHLVILFAHYGTLKFPVGYRVYRGKGTPTPVTLARDLLRTVPDPIRTRFRVRVLADSGSLAAAFLDEIRMLGFEFVVGVRSTRRTEHPGIVTVADCPHGGYIELQNWPHDTLTLGRVQRGQRGQRVFHAVASELMEGDEVVSEGAKRWQIESFFKESKHQFGLNRFALRTARGLDRWLLLIFVAWTLTLLDAQPGQTLASSARRALLALQPKLYLGRLLHLFTKNAKFLGQHGYSLSYARCKF; from the coding sequence GTGTCAACGTCACAGCCTCTCTGGGAGCGCGCCCGCATTCTGACAGACCGCCTCCTTGCCGTTCCTCCCACGGTGTACCAGCAACGCAGCCTCGGGGCAGCCCAGGCCCTGTTTCTCAATCCAGACGTCAAGACGGTTCTCCATCAAGCGGAGTCCGTCAGTGCCAGTGCCCTCAGTCGCTTCTTCAACGAATACGATTGGGACACCACCGCGTGCTGGACCTTGCTGGAGGATGCCCAGTGGGCCCTCCTCCTCCAAGCAGCCAGGCGGAAACATCGTCCCCGCTTGCGGCTGAGTGTCGATCTCACCAGCGTCCCGAAAACGGGACGCCAGTTGCCGTTCGTTCGCATCTACAACGAGGTCCACGGCATTCATCTCGTCATTCTTTTCGCGCACTACGGGACCCTGAAGTTTCCAGTCGGGTACCGGGTGTACCGCGGTAAAGGGACCCCCACACCCGTCACGCTGGCCCGTGACTTGCTGCGCACCGTGCCGGACCCCATTCGCACCCGGTTCCGGGTGCGCGTCCTCGCCGACAGTGGCTCCCTGGCAGCCGCCTTTCTGGACGAGATCCGGATGCTGGGTTTCGAATTCGTGGTGGGCGTACGGTCGACCCGGCGCACCGAGCATCCTGGCATCGTCACTGTCGCAGATTGCCCGCATGGCGGGTATATCGAGCTCCAGAATTGGCCGCACGACACCCTGACGCTCGGCCGCGTCCAGCGCGGCCAGCGCGGCCAGCGCGTGTTCCACGCCGTGGCCTCCGAGTTGATGGAGGGTGACGAGGTGGTCTCAGAGGGGGCAAAGCGTTGGCAGATCGAGTCGTTTTTCAAAGAGAGTAAACACCAGTTCGGGCTGAACCGCTTTGCCCTGCGGACCGCGCGAGGACTGGACCGGTGGCTGCTCCTGATCTTCGTGGCCTGGACCTTGACCCTACTGGACGCACAACCGGGCCAAACGCTGGCGAGCAGCGCACGTCGTGCGCTACTCGCTCTTCAGCCGAAGCTCTACCTTGGCCGCCTGCTACACCTCTTCACGAAAAACGCGAAATTTCTCGGCCAGCACGGTTATTCACTGTCCTATGCGAGGTGCAAGTTCTGA